GGTTTTTGCTTCATATCGACAACCCTGATTATGCAGCGCAAATCAGTGAAAAAATCGATGCTCAATTTAAAAATTCATCAGCTGAAACAATCACAGAAACTGAAAAAGCATTTCAATTGGGATTTCTTTCAATGACTGATGCAATTATTCAAGCGCTAAGAATAGTATCAATCATCATTATACTTGTCATACTAGTCATTCTTTCAAACACAATGGCAATGGCAGCACGGGAAAGGATACCTGAATACGCTACACTGAAAACTTTTGGCTTTAACGGCTTGACTTTAACATATTTGATTATGGGTGAATCGGTTGTGATAGCAATATTAGGTGCAATTTTAGGCACAATTGCCACTTTCCCATTGGCAAATTATTTTGCGAAATTAGTAGAAACTTTTTTGCCTGTTTTCAAAATATCACCTGAAACTATCGTTTACAGTTTTTTTATAGCTATAGGAGTTGGAATCAGCGCGGCTATCTTTCCTTCTTTAAATGCCGCAAAAACACCTATAGCGACAAGCTTAAGGAAAATAGGATAGAATACAAATGGCGATACCAATCTATTACAACTTCAGAAACATTTGGGCAAGAAAACTTACAACACTTCTTACTGCCCTTGGAATAGCTCTTGTTGTATTCGTTTTTGCTGATGTGCTAATGTTGACATATGGAATTGAAAAAACTTTGATAGATACCGGCTCGCCGGAAAATGCCATCATTATCAGAAAATCTTCAGGCACGGAAATTCAGAGCAGTTTATCAAAAGAGCAGGCATCGATCATAATCAATCGCCCTGAAATCTCCCTCGATGAAAATGGGAAACTTCTTGCCGCAAAAGAGGTAAATGTACTTATAACACTTCCCAGAAAATTTTCAGGATCAGTATCCAATGTAACAGTGCGCGGCGCTGACGATGCATCCCTAAAATTGAGGCCCCAAATAAAAATAATAAAGGGAAGAAGATGGCAAAAAGGGCTTGAAGAAATAATCGTTGGTTCTGCTATAGCTAAAAATTTTCAAGGAATTGCCCTTGGAAATACAGTAAAGTTTGCAGGCAAACAATGGAGGATTGTAGGCATCTTCGATGCTCAAAAAAGCGGCTTCGATTCTGAAATATGGGGAGATGTCGACCAAATTATGGATGCCTTTAGAAGGCCCATCTACTCATCTGTTCTCGTAAGAGTTGCAGGAAGTGAAAACTTCAAGAAATTTAAAAAGGCAGTTGAAAATGACCAGCGGCTGACAGCAGAAGTAAAGCGAGAAAATCAATACTACGCTGAACAGTCAGAAATGTTAGCAACCTTTTTAAAAATTTTGGGAGTTACTGTCACAGTCATCTTTAGTCTTGGTGCTGTTATAGGAGCTATGATAACGATGTATGCAGCTGTGGGCTCAAGGACTCAGGAGATAGGAACACTAAGAGCACTTGGTTTTTCAAGGCAAAATATACTTACGGCATTTCTGATTGAATGCCTTCTTATATCAATCTCTGGAGGCATCATAGGGTTGTTTGCGGCTTCTTTTATGCAGTTGATTACAATTTCAACTATCAATTGGCAAACCTTCTCAGAGCTTGCCTTCGACTTTAAGCTCTCTCCCCAAATAGCTATCCAATCAATGATATTTGCCATAATTATGGGTACTGCAGGAGGACTCCTGCCGTCAATACGCGCAGCAAAGATCGATATTGTAAAAGCATTGAGAGGTTAAAGGAATACTCCGCAGCCACTCCCTTTCAAATCAAGAAAGAAATATTAATTGACTTTTATTGCTATATTTATATATTTTTATATATTTTTAGATTAAACAGAATGGAGAAGATTATGGTCATATATTCTACTTTTAAGAAAGTGTTTTCATTTGTTATATTTTTAATGGTTCTCTTAGAGGCAGTTACTGCCCTTGCACTCCCCTTAAATATCAATAAAGGCATAGAAATCAGTGAAATAATGTATGATCCGATAGTTTCAGAATCAGGAGGAGAATGGATAGAGCTTTTCAATGGCACGAATCAAAGCATCGATTTGACGAGATTCTTCATCAGCGACGATGGAGGCGTCAGTTTCGATAGTATTTCTCAGCGCAGCGGTTTTCAAGATATAACAAATGTGCCTGCTGGCAATTTCTTCGTTATAACGGAAAAGGACGGGACAGTATCATTTTCAGATATTTATAGTGATTTCTCAATCTATGCGGGAGTGACTTCTTCAAGCTTAAGTCTTCATAATTCTGGTGAAGAAATAATTTTAATTGATTCAGTTGATTTTGTAATTGGTAATGGCAATGATATTATTCTACAAGATTTCATCTATCCTGATATTACAGCAGGCAACTCTATTTTCAAGATTTCCATTATGTCAGGTAACGAGACTAAAGCTGAAAGCTTCTCTGAAAGCATTCTCTCGCCTTGGGGAGAAGGGCTTGGAAACCCGGGAAAGATTAATGCAGGACAGAGTCTCGGAAATTATCCAGTGCCTGAACCGGCTTCAATAATTCTTTTAATGCTTGGCATTACATCCTTATGCTCATTGGAAAAGCTAATTTTTTAAATCTTTTTGTTACGAAATAATCTTTATCAATCCAAACCGTATGAATCCCATTCTTTGATAACTTTTTCCAAAACTTCGGCTGAAGGCTTGCCAGCTTCAGGGAATTGTCCCGGATAGCCTTCTTCTTCAAGTTTTTTAGTAGCATCAAGTATCATCTTTGTTACGCCTCTTCTTCCGCCTGTGCCTACATCAAAACTTGCACCCGGCATCGAAGGCAAAAGTGTAACATCCTTTTCAAAATCCACTCTTGTTGCTATAGCCCACATTACTTGCGCTGGGTCAAATACATCGATATCATCATCAACAACAATAACCATCTTCACCATATTACTCCAAGGGAAGGAAAGGATTGCACTGCCTATCTGATTTGCCATAAAGGGTCTCTTATTCCTGACTGAAACGATATAGATATGCCCCATACTCGCCGCATCGAATGTCATCGCCTCAACCTGCGGTATAACTCTCTTCAACTGCACCTTCTGCTGAGAAAGCAAGAGGTGGCGGTATATTTCCATCTCACCTTCCGGCACCTGACCTGTCATACTTGTTTCAAATATTGCATCCTTTCTATGGGTTATCGCTTTTACCTTCACAACATAATTATCCTTCACCTTTGTATAATAGCCTTGAAAATCGTTATAAGGACCTTCAGGTTTCATTACTGTAGGGTCAAATTCGCATTCAAGTATAAATTCTGCATTTCCAGGCACTTCAGTGTCAATGGTCTTTCCCTTAACAAGTTCAACACTTTTTCCCATTATTGCCCCTGCCTGATTGATTTCATCATATTTTGCAGGCAAAGGCATAGCCGCACACAGCCAAAGAGCTGGATCAACACCGATGGCTATTGAAAATGACAAAGGCTTGCCACCCTTCATACTCTTCTTAGCATGGACAAGAAGATGCCTGTTTGGGAAACCGAAATTTACATTCAGTTCATTCCTGTCCCTTACCATCATTCTGTATATGCCTGCATTTCTCGATCCATATTCAGGATCTTTACTTATTGAAACTCCTGCCGTCAGGTATCTTCCGCCTTCCTTTTCATTGTATTTGGGAATAGGCAGAGAAAAAAGGTCAACATCATCACCTTCAACAACAACCTCCTGAGAAGGCGCATTATCCAGAATTTTAGGAGGAAAATCATCGCGTTTTGTATTGAGATGTTCTTCTACAAATTTGTCAAATCCACCCTCATCCTTTTCAACGGCAAGCCGTATCCTCTCAGGTGAAGTAAGAACGCCTATTACAAGTGGGAACTTCGAATCTTTTACCTTTTCAAACAAGAGAGCGCGATTTTTCTTTTTTGCAGACCTGACAAAAACTGCCGCTGCTTCCTGATCCCAATCAACTTCCTTTGACACTCTTTTTAACTCATCTTTCTCTTCAAGGAGTTTCAAAAATCCGCGAAAATCACCATATTGAACCATTTTCTATCTCCACTTCATTTAATTCTTGTAATCTCTTCAACTATAAACATTCCTTAGTGTGCTTTTGCCAATTTTTATTACGCCGGAAAAAACTGAAATAAAAAAATCACCTGATTTTTTTAAGTCCGCATTTTATAGCATCTGCTTGTATTTTGAAAAGCTTTTTTATACCACGCTCAGCATTCAAGATGAGTTTTGAAAGTGTTTCCTTTGAAAATGATTCTTTTTCAGCAGTTGCCTGTATTTCAACTATTTCACCTTTTTTCGTCATTACAAGGTTCATATCGACATCTGCATTGGAATCAAGTTCATAATCCAGGTCAATATGAATTTTTCCGCCTATTATACCTATGCTTACAGCTGCAACATAATCGGTTATAGGATTTTCTTCAATGCTTCCATCACTCAATAGCTTTTCGACAGCCAAAGTCATTGCCACAAATGCTCCTGTTATCGATGCTGTTCTCGTTCCTCCATCTGCCTGCAAAACATCGCAGTCAATGATTATTGTTCTTTCTCCTAATTTTGTCATATCCACGACTGAACGAAGACTTCTTCCAATCAAACGCTGTATCTCCTGCGTCCTGCCGCTTATTTTTCCCCCTCTCTCACGCCTGTTTCTTGTTCCTGTCGAAGCAGGCAACATAGAATATTCAGCTGTAACCCATCCTGTCCCTTGCCCAATAAGAAATGGAGGAACCTCATCTAAGATATTAGCGCAACATAAAACCTTGGTATCACCCATTTCGATAAGGGCTGAGCCTGCTGGATATTTGACTGGCCAAGGCGATATTTTCACATCTCTTATTTCATTACTTGCTCTTTTCTTTTTTCCCATAACAATCCTTTCTAAATATCTATTCTATGCAGTTTACCATTGGCATAATTATCCAAAAATATCTCTGCTGTCTTCCTGAAGTGAGAGGAATCATCAGTTACAAATATTTCATATTTTCCCTCTGAATTTTCACTGTTCATAAGTGAATTGTCCAAAAGTATTTTTTTTACAACTGCCGCCGTTTCAATGCTCGAATCTATAAGCTGGACATCTTCACCCATAAATCTTCCTATGGCTTTTTTAAGAAAGGGATAATGCGTACATCCAAGAATTAAAGTATCGATGCCGCTTCTTTTTAAATCTTCAAGATAATGTTTTACTGTCAAAGTTGTAATTTCATTGTCAAACATTGCTTCTTCAGCAAGGGCAACAAACAAAGGACAGGTTGTGGTATAGATTTCACATTCAGGCATAAGTTTTTTCAACTCACGCTCATAAGCGCCGCTCGATATTGTAGCTTTTGTGCCAATGACTCCAATTTTTCGCTTTTTACTTATTCTATATGCCGCTTCCACACCGGGTTTAATTACACCTGTAACAGGAATTTCAAATTCAGATTGAATTGCCTCAATCGCATAGGCAGATGCAGTGTTGCAGGCAACAACAAGAATCTTAATTTTTTTATCAATAAGAAATTTGACATTTTGCAAAGCATACCTTTTTACCGTTTCCTCTGACTTAGTGCCATATGGCACCCGTGCTGTATCGCCAAGATATATTATATCTTCCTTTGGAAGTTTTGATGCTATTTCACGAAAAACTGAAAGCCCTCCTATGCCTGAATCAAATATGCCAATACTTCCTTTATTCAAAAAAGTATCTCCTCTTCTTCATTTCTGCCAGCAGCCAGATAGAATGGTTTTGAAATATCGATATGCCCTGCAAGGGTTTCTCTTTCCTCATTCTTGACAAGAATTTTTACAGCCGATGCTTCAGGGAAATTTTTCAACACAGTAAGTACAACAGCGCTAACAAATTCCCTTTCTAATGTTGCAGCCAAACTTTCGTTATGAAAAACCTCGCTGTCTAAATTTACATAAACAATAGAATCATCATCAACAAATATATCTAAAATCTTTACATCCTTAGGTAAATAGTTGTCAGTGTCTTCATTATTGGCAAAAAGTATGGATAAAGCTTTCATTATCCGTTCTTCCAATGAACTTTCAGATTCGAGCTCTATTATCTTATTCTTTGAAGAAAGTCCGCCGCGATAAGGATAGAAAAACGTTATTTCTTTTTCTTCAGTAAGATTTTCTTCTGTTTTTCTCTGTAAGGAAGTATCTTTTTCTCCCTGCGGTAATTTATTGCATCCTTGAACAAAGACTGCTATTGAAAAAAATATAACAATAAAGGAAATGCAGAAATACTTAAGTTTCTTTTTTTTCATATTTATCTTACTCATTTTTCAATCGTTATTTGACTCTTGACAAAATTTTGGATGCCATTGAAAAGGGCTTCTGCAATTTGTGTCATCATATCTTCATCAACAATCATCTTTCTGTCAGATTCATTACTCGCCTGCAATATTTCGATTGAAACAGCAGGGGCACCAATAGTAGATAGTTCTTTTACAGGCGCTGTCTCGATGGTGCAGGGAATTCCACGAATTTTTATAATTTCGTTTCTTATCTCTTCTGCAAGCTCTTTGCTTTGGCTCAAAAAATCAATCTGTGCTTCCTCTAAAAGACGTATTTTGTAGTCTTTTAGTAGATTATTTCCCGCTTTTTCCCACCATTTCCCTCCTGACTCAACTTTGCCAGATGAAATTGCACCCATTGTATTTGCCCAAACATAGATTTTCATTCCTCTTACCAAAGGGTCAAATGATGAGCCAATATGAAGACTAACAAATGCAAAAGGCTTCAAATTGTTGACCAATTCAATCCTTTCCTCTTCACTGCGTCCTATGTCGGAATTTCTTGTCATTTTTATTGCAAAAGGGGATTCATCTCCGGCAATCTCGAGTATCTTTCTCGATAATCCAAGAGTGATGTTTTTCTCTTTAATCTTCTCATTAATCGTTAATCCTGTGTCTCTGCCTCCATGGGCAGGGTTGATGAGCACTAAGCCAATATTATCTGTTTTCTCTTCTTCGACATCCTGAGAAAAGCCAAAGGAAGGAAGAAGGGAAAGGACTATTAGTAATATTATTTCAATATGTTTTAACATTCTCTCATTTATCTTCTTTAAACTCTGTAACATCATCTGCCTTTTCTTTCCTTAATCTCGCGGTCAAGCTCTCTTCTAACTTCCTTTTCCTTAATTGCTCTTCTTTTATCATGGAGTTTCTTGCCTTTGGCAAGAGCTAATTCTACTTTTGCTATGCCATTTTTGAAATAAATCATTGTTGGAATAAGGGAAAAACCCTTTTCTTCAACTTTTCCTATAAGCTTATTAATCTCCTGCCTCTTTAATAAAAGTTTTCTTTTTCTCAGCGGATCATGACTTTCATATCCAGTATGAGAGTAGGGACTTATATGGCAGTTTAAAAGATAAACCTCGCCGTCAAGAATCCTTGCATAGCTGTCTCTGAGGTTTGCCCGGCCTTCTCTCAATGCTTTGACCTCAGAACCTAAAAGCGACATTCCTGCTTCATACTTTTCAAGGATTTCATATTGAAAATATGCCTTTTTATTTTGAGATACAATCTTTCTATTGCTTTCTGCCATTTTCTCTCAAAGGTTTTCAAAAGCCGATGGATATATTTTTGTTTCAAGTCGAAACGAAAAATTATTAGCACAGGATTTGGAACTGAATCAATATATTTTATTCTGCTATATCTGAACATATCTGTTCCAAATAGATTTATAATCCGCTTACTATTACAATTCTGCATCTCTAAGAAAGCATTCTTATGCTAATATTTAAGCCAATGTCAGAAAAACAAATTGCATTGAAATCCTTTCAATATCGCTCACCAACTTCTACAGACATCTATCCTTATTTGATCATCCCTTTTAAAAACATCAAATCGCTAAATTCTCAAACTAAAGCATTTAAAAAAGTAAATTGCGAAATACCCGAAGGGGAATGCAGAAATACTGGCAAATAGGACAATGATAGAGGAATATTCAGACAATCGACATCAATTCCTTCTATCCATCTCAATTAATTTTAGAACGCCAATAATTCAAAATATCTTGAAGCGTTTTTTTGAAAGGGATTTGCGGCTTCCATCCGGTTTCTGCTTCAAACTTGCTGTAATCACCTCTTAAAACAAGAACATCAGATGGCCTCATCTTTGCTGGATCTTGTTTTACTTCAACATCTACCCTGCTTTCCGCCAAGAGCATATGCAATAACTCATCCATAGAGCAGTCTTTCCCCGAACATATGTTATATACATCTCCTGATTTACATTTCTCGAGTGCCAGCCAATAGGCTTTCACAACATCACGGACATCAGTAAAATCTCTCCTTGCCTTCAGATTCCCTACATAAATCACTGGCTCCCGCTTACCTGCCTCGATTTCAGCAATCTGTTTTGCAAAGTCAGATGCAACAAAAACATGTCCTCTCCTCGGTCCTGTATGGTTGAAAGCTCTAGTCCGTACCACATCGATCCCATAGCTTTGGAAATATTGGTAGCTTAATAAATCCTGTCCCACTTTACTCACTGCATAAGGGCTTAGAGGCCTTAGTTCGTTTTTTTCAGTTATGGGAAGCTCTTCTTCCTTCACCATTCCATATTCCTCACTTGAACAAGCAATCTGAATGCGGGGAGAAATCCCTGCATGCCGTACAGCTTCGAGGAGGTTCAAATTGCCAATAATATTATTCTTGATTGTTTCTGAGGCAAGATTCCACGAAGCTGAAACAAAGCTTTGAGCAGCAAGATGAAAAATTCTATCCGGTTTTATTGAATCAATGACACTCTTGACTGAAGAAGCATCTTTGAGGTCACATTCAAAAAGGGTTATTTTACCTAAAAGATGTTCAATATTCTCTCTGTTGCTTCTCCAGCGGCATGTGCCGTAAATTTTTATATTCTCATTTAAAGATAGGATGTAATCGGCAAGATGGCTTCCCGCAAACCCTGTTATTCCTGTGATGAGGACCTTCACCTGTCCTGCCCTTCAAAAAGATGATAGTTATACTTTTTTAAAAAGTTAGCCGTTTTTTCTTTCCCAGTTATAGGGAATTTCTGAAGAATCCGGTGATACCCTGTATTCATCAGGCGATTCGTAATTATATAGCTCCGTCGGAAGATTTACCACAAGCGCTTCATTCTCACTAATACACTTAAAACCATGAAGCACCAAGGGAGGGATTTGTAAAAGCATTGGATTATGCTCACCCATAAAAAATTCGTTTATTTCCTTGTAGGTAGGCGAATCTTCACGCCTGTCGTAAAGTACAACCTTCATCATACCTTTTACGACGATAAAATTGTCGTACTGTTTTTTATGATAGTGCCATCCCTTTACAACGCCGGGATAAGCAGTAGTCAAATATGCTTGTCCAAATTTTATAAAAATCTCATCATCCGCGCGAAGCATCTCCATTAAACGGCCTCTTTCATCAGGAATGACCCGCAATTTTTTTGTTTTTACACCTTCTATCATTCACTTTCCTCTGAAAATAAATAAACTGAATAAATATTCTTAATTTTAAAAATATCAAATAGTCCTTTGAGCGTCAATTCAAATCGCTCATACATAAATTCAATGAATTATTCTCAATATAAAATCTTCATACGAAAAAGCAGGGTCTTTATCCTTTGTATGACAAACTATACATATCTTCTGAGAAACAGTCATCGGCTCTTTATTTGAATTTGGATGCTTCTTGTCAACGCCATGACAACTTGTGCATCCCACTGAAATCATTTCAGGAGTCTTTTCATAATTTATGAACCCTCCATCCCTTCCATATCCTGTAGTATGGCAGTAGAGACACTCTGGGTCATATTCCCGCCCTGCATTAACGAGTGCATCAAAAGCTCTTGAATGTGGCGTTTCAATCCATTGTTCATATTGGTCACTATGGCAATCGATACATTTGTCATTAGAAGAATAGAAATTCCAA
This portion of the Candidatus Schekmanbacteria bacterium genome encodes:
- a CDS encoding dTDP-4-dehydrorhamnose 3,5-epimerase, producing the protein MIEGVKTKKLRVIPDERGRLMEMLRADDEIFIKFGQAYLTTAYPGVVKGWHYHKKQYDNFIVVKGMMKVVLYDRREDSPTYKEINEFFMGEHNPMLLQIPPLVLHGFKCISENEALVVNLPTELYNYESPDEYRVSPDSSEIPYNWERKNG
- a CDS encoding glutamate racemase, whose protein sequence is MNKGSIGIFDSGIGGLSVFREIASKLPKEDIIYLGDTARVPYGTKSEETVKRYALQNVKFLIDKKIKILVVACNTASAYAIEAIQSEFEIPVTGVIKPGVEAAYRISKKRKIGVIGTKATISSGAYERELKKLMPECEIYTTTCPLFVALAEEAMFDNEITTLTVKHYLEDLKRSGIDTLILGCTHYPFLKKAIGRFMGEDVQLIDSSIETAAVVKKILLDNSLMNSENSEGKYEIFVTDDSSHFRKTAEIFLDNYANGKLHRIDI
- a CDS encoding N-acetylmuramoyl-L-alanine amidase; the protein is MMLQSLKKINERMLKHIEIILLIVLSLLPSFGFSQDVEEEKTDNIGLVLINPAHGGRDTGLTINEKIKEKNITLGLSRKILEIAGDESPFAIKMTRNSDIGRSEEERIELVNNLKPFAFVSLHIGSSFDPLVRGMKIYVWANTMGAISSGKVESGGKWWEKAGNNLLKDYKIRLLEEAQIDFLSQSKELAEEIRNEIIKIRGIPCTIETAPVKELSTIGAPAVSIEILQASNESDRKMIVDEDMMTQIAEALFNGIQNFVKSQITIEK
- the smpB gene encoding SsrA-binding protein SmpB, which gives rise to MAESNRKIVSQNKKAYFQYEILEKYEAGMSLLGSEVKALREGRANLRDSYARILDGEVYLLNCHISPYSHTGYESHDPLRKRKLLLKRQEINKLIGKVEEKGFSLIPTMIYFKNGIAKVELALAKGKKLHDKRRAIKEKEVRRELDREIKERKGR
- a CDS encoding SDR family oxidoreductase, with product MKVLITGITGFAGSHLADYILSLNENIKIYGTCRWRSNRENIEHLLGKITLFECDLKDASSVKSVIDSIKPDRIFHLAAQSFVSASWNLASETIKNNIIGNLNLLEAVRHAGISPRIQIACSSEEYGMVKEEELPITEKNELRPLSPYAVSKVGQDLLSYQYFQSYGIDVVRTRAFNHTGPRRGHVFVASDFAKQIAEIEAGKREPVIYVGNLKARRDFTDVRDVVKAYWLALEKCKSGDVYNICSGKDCSMDELLHMLLAESRVDVEVKQDPAKMRPSDVLVLRGDYSKFEAETGWKPQIPFKKTLQDILNYWRSKIN
- a CDS encoding ABC transporter permease; its protein translation is MAIPIYYNFRNIWARKLTTLLTALGIALVVFVFADVLMLTYGIEKTLIDTGSPENAIIIRKSSGTEIQSSLSKEQASIIINRPEISLDENGKLLAAKEVNVLITLPRKFSGSVSNVTVRGADDASLKLRPQIKIIKGRRWQKGLEEIIVGSAIAKNFQGIALGNTVKFAGKQWRIVGIFDAQKSGFDSEIWGDVDQIMDAFRRPIYSSVLVRVAGSENFKKFKKAVENDQRLTAEVKRENQYYAEQSEMLATFLKILGVTVTVIFSLGAVIGAMITMYAAVGSRTQEIGTLRALGFSRQNILTAFLIECLLISISGGIIGLFAASFMQLITISTINWQTFSELAFDFKLSPQIAIQSMIFAIIMGTAGGLLPSIRAAKIDIVKALRG
- a CDS encoding UbiD family decarboxylase; protein product: MVQYGDFRGFLKLLEEKDELKRVSKEVDWDQEAAAVFVRSAKKKNRALLFEKVKDSKFPLVIGVLTSPERIRLAVEKDEGGFDKFVEEHLNTKRDDFPPKILDNAPSQEVVVEGDDVDLFSLPIPKYNEKEGGRYLTAGVSISKDPEYGSRNAGIYRMMVRDRNELNVNFGFPNRHLLVHAKKSMKGGKPLSFSIAIGVDPALWLCAAMPLPAKYDEINQAGAIMGKSVELVKGKTIDTEVPGNAEFILECEFDPTVMKPEGPYNDFQGYYTKVKDNYVVKVKAITHRKDAIFETSMTGQVPEGEMEIYRHLLLSQQKVQLKRVIPQVEAMTFDAASMGHIYIVSVRNKRPFMANQIGSAILSFPWSNMVKMVIVVDDDIDVFDPAQVMWAIATRVDFEKDVTLLPSMPGASFDVGTGGRRGVTKMILDATKKLEEEGYPGQFPEAGKPSAEVLEKVIKEWDSYGLD
- a CDS encoding lamin tail domain-containing protein translates to MEKIMVIYSTFKKVFSFVIFLMVLLEAVTALALPLNINKGIEISEIMYDPIVSESGGEWIELFNGTNQSIDLTRFFISDDGGVSFDSISQRSGFQDITNVPAGNFFVITEKDGTVSFSDIYSDFSIYAGVTSSSLSLHNSGEEIILIDSVDFVIGNGNDIILQDFIYPDITAGNSIFKISIMSGNETKAESFSESILSPWGEGLGNPGKINAGQSLGNYPVPEPASIILLMLGITSLCSLEKLIF
- a CDS encoding ribonuclease PH produces the protein MGKKKRASNEIRDVKISPWPVKYPAGSALIEMGDTKVLCCANILDEVPPFLIGQGTGWVTAEYSMLPASTGTRNRRERGGKISGRTQEIQRLIGRSLRSVVDMTKLGERTIIIDCDVLQADGGTRTASITGAFVAMTLAVEKLLSDGSIEENPITDYVAAVSIGIIGGKIHIDLDYELDSNADVDMNLVMTKKGEIVEIQATAEKESFSKETLSKLILNAERGIKKLFKIQADAIKCGLKKIR